Below is a genomic region from Methanobacterium sp..
ATATTTTGGAGTCGAAGGAAACTTTGGTTTCCTGAGTCACAAAAATTTTCAATTTTTGGAGAAGATTTAAATGCACAAAGCAAGAATTAAACTTACAGGAACAGACCCAGAAAAATTACAATTTGTCTGCGACCAGTTAAGAAGAATCGCAGAAAGAACAGGCGTTGACATGTCCGGCCCAATCCCACTCCCAACCAAAAAGTTAGTGGTACCAACCAGAAAATCTCCAGATGGAGAAGGAAAAGCTA
It encodes:
- the rpsJ gene encoding 30S ribosomal protein S10 yields the protein MHKARIKLTGTDPEKLQFVCDQLRRIAERTGVDMSGPIPLPTKKLVVPTRKSPDGEGKATWEKWELRIHKRLVGIEADERAMRQVMKVNVPDNVSIEIELKS